The [Eubacterium] eligens ATCC 27750 genome segment CACCAAGAGATATAGAAAAATCGGCAGGTGACATTTTTGGAGTTACTCTTATTGACCTTGACAGGATAGGTGGGATTGTGAAGTCTAATCAGAATGAGAGGGCACATTTGTTAAAAGAAAGCCAGTGCGTGATTGATGAATATATAGCGGAAACAAAGAAATGGCTCACATCAAGCAGAATGGATACAACTATCCAGTCGCTTGGCAAAAAATGTGATGAGATAGTACAGGATAGCTATGATTATCTTAACCGCAAGATTGACCTTTCAGACCATGACAGGGTAATCTTAAAGAAGATTCTTAAGTCGTCATTACACAGATTGTTAAAAGAACCGATTGAAGAATTGAAAAATGTGGAAGAAAATGAACAGCAGCAGTATAAAGACATGGTGGAGAGACTGTTTGGCTTGTAGGGAGGATTATGCATTACAGAATAGGAACGAGAGGTTCGAAGCTGGCACTTGTCCAGTCGGAATATGTTAAGAGAAGAATGGAAGAGGCGTATCCTGAGGATACATTTGAACTTGTTATAATTAAGACAACAGGCGACAAGGTTACGGATAAGCCACTTGCTGCGATTGGAACTAAGGGGTTTTTTGTAAAGGAGATTGAGGAAGCGCTTCTTTCAGGCAGCATTGATATGGCGGTTCACAGCATGAAGGATATGCCGGCTGAATGTGCGGCTGGACTTACATTTGCAAAGGCGTGGAAACGAGAGGATTGCAGAGATGTACTTATATTAAAGACTGCAGGAAGTTTTTCAGAACTTCCTTCTGGTGCGGTTATAGGTACTGGGAGCCTCAGGCGTGCATGCCAGCTTGCAATGCTGCGTCCTGATATCCAGTTTACTGCTATCAGGGGAAATGTTGATACAAGAATTAACAAACTTATGGACGATTCATACGGACTTGATGGAATTGTGCTTGCGGCAGCAGGACTTAACAGACTTGGCAGATCATCTGAGATAACAGAGTATCTTGACCCGGAGGTCGTTATTCCGGCACCGGCACAGGGAGTTCTTGCGATTGAGACTGCAGAGGTGAATACAGAACTTCTTGATAAGATAAATGCTTTGTCAGATGATAATTCTGATAGAGAAGCTGTTGCTGAAAGAACATTTTTAAGATTAACAGGCGGCGGCTGTCATGCCCCGGTTGGCGCACACTGTGTGACAAAGGATAACGGTGACCTTCGAATGGTTGTGTTATTTGGTAATGATGATTGCAGCAGGATTCTTAGAATTGAGGTTACAGGAACTGACAGCGAGGCGGTTGGCCACGAAGCAGCCCGTATGCTTGGATTGGAGTAGATTGTGGGTAAATACATATATACATATATTGAAAACGGACAGATGTACGATAAAAGCCCTTCCTTTGCAGAATTACTTGCAAAGGAGGGGCTTTCCTGCGAAAAAATAGTGACTGGCAGGATTGGTTATATTCGTGTGGAGAATCTTTTGGAAAAGATAAAAGATGCACAGTGGCTTGTGTTTACAAGTAAAAATGCTGTGGCTGGGTTTGCTTATAATATGGGGAAGATGGCTTGTGAAGGCGAGCCGGATTGTGATGGTGTGTTGAATGGAGACAGTGTTGAAGCTTTTGGTGTGAGGAGCGGGTTTCCTGACGGTATTAAGATTGCGGTAGTCGGCAATAAAACTAAAGAAGCTCTAAGAACGGCATGCGGTTTTGAGGCAGACTTTGTATCATATAAATCTACAGGCTTGGAACTTGGAAGGAGTCTGATGAATATTGCAGCCGGCAAGATTGTATATCTGTGTGCCGAAGTCACAAGCGGTTCACTTGAGGAAGCTATGAAGGAGTATGAAAACTTAATTAAGATTCCAGTATATAGGAATGAATATGTTGATACATATGCAGAGTACGAAATGAAAGATATCAGTGATGTCTCAGGAATAGCTGTTACCAGTGGCAGCAGCGGTGAGAGAATAAAATGGCTGATTGACAGGCTTGGTGAGTCAGGTGAAGTCCCAGTGTTCAGCATTGGCCCTGCCTGCAGCAGAAAGCTTTTTGAGGCGGGCGTGAAAAAGAATAGGATAATTGAAGCTTGTGAGCATAGCTATAGCGGGCTGGTGGAAGCGATTAAGAAGTCAGCGGGGAAGCCGGAAGCGGGAATTGGACGTTAGAGCAGAGAGCGGCACGGATGAAGTCCAAAACTGGGAAGCCGGAAGCGGGAATTGGACGTTAGAGCAGAGTGAGGCACGGAAGAAGTCCAAAACTGGGAAGCCGGAGGAGTGGATTGGACGTTGAAGCAGAGTGAGGCAAGGAAGAAGTCCAAAACCGGGAAGCTGGAAGCGTGGATTGGACGTTGAAGCAGAGTGAGACACGGAGGAAGTCCAAAATCGGGAGTCCGGGAACGTGGATTGGACGTTAGAGCAGCAAAAGGCACGGAAGAAGTCCAAAACCGGGAAGCCGGAGAAGTGAATTGGACGTTAGAGCAGCGGAAGGCACGGAAGAAGTCCAAAACTGGGAAGCCAGAAACGAGAATAAAGAAAAATAAAAAAGTACTGTACAAATCAGAATCATTGTCCTATAATAACATATAAAAATAGTATGTTTATGTACTGCATATACATAACACCTGATTCATGAATTGATATTAGAAAATGTGGAATAATACCACAAGAAAAGAGGATTGTATGGGAAAGATATATAAATCAGCAGCAGATTTAATAGGTAACACACCACTTGTAGAAGTCGGACATATTGAAGAGAAGTTTGGACTTAAGGCAAGAGTACTTGTTAAGCTTGAATATTTTAATGCAACAGGAAGCGTTAAGGACAGAGTTGCAAAGGCAATGATTGAAGATGCAGAGAAGAAAGGAATTCTTAAGCCGGGCGCAACAATTATTGAGCCTACATCAGGCAATACAGGAATCGGACTTGCTGCCATTGCAACAGCAAAGGGCTACAGAACAATAATAGTTCTTCCAGAGACTATGAGTGTCGAAAGAAGAAATATTATCAAGGCATATGGTGCAGAGATTGTACTTACTCCGGGTTATAAAGGAATGACAGGTGCTATTGCGAAGGCAGAAGAATTAAAGAATGAGATTGAAGGCAGCATGATTGCAGGACAGTTTGTTAATCCTGCTAACCCGGATGCACACAGAAGAACAACTGGTCCAGAGATATGGAATGATACGGATGGAGAAGTTGACGCATTTGTTGCAGGTGTTGGTACAGGAGGAACAATTACAGGTGTTGGTGAATATCTTAAGTCTAAGAATGACAAGATTGAGATAATTGCAGTTGAGCCTGCAACTTCACCGGTACTTTCACAGGGCAAGCCAGGACCACATAAGATTCAGGGAATTGGAGCAGGTTTTGTTCCAGAAATTCTTAACACTAAGATATATGACAGCGTAGTTCCAATCGATAATGATGACGCATTCGAGTATGCCAGATTGATATCACACACAGAGGGAATTCTGGTTGGAATATCGGCAGGTGCAGCACTTTACGCAGCAATCGAGTGGGCTAAGAAACCAGAGAACGAAGGTAAGACAATCGTTGCACTGCTTCCAGACAGCGGCGACAGATATTACTCAACATCACTTTTTGAGAACTAATAGCAGAATAAATGTGTCAAATGTGGACATTCTATAAGGGCAGGGCGTAAGTCCTGCCCTTTTCGTGCTTTGACAGGGTTAGTGAAATTGAGAGTTGATTCAGAGTGCGGTTGAAAATGTGCAGGTGAAAGGAGTAAGTATGACTGATTTTACAACTAACATAGACATGAATGTCCGCATGATGAATGAAAAGTTAAGAGTGGACAGGAATTTTGACATTCTGCAAAGAGATGTATTAATAGGTGGGAAGAGAACACATTTTTATTTTATAGATGGATTCGTACAGGAAGAAACAATTGAAAAACTGGTGCAGTTTTTTTATTCATTGAAAGAATCGGACATAAAGGATATAGATACATTCTTAGAAGTCGGAATGCCATATACAGAGATTGAAAAAAACGGACATTACGACGAGGTGGAGAAGGCATTTCTTTCAGGACAGACAGTCATGATAATAGATGGCTTTGATGAATGTATACTTATTGACTGCCGTACTTATCCGATGCGTTCAGTTACAGAGCCTTACAAAGACAAGGTTCTGCGTGGCTCAAGAGACGGATTTGTTGAGACACTTGTGTGCAATGCGGCACTTTTAAGAAGAAGAATAAGGGATAGCCGCTTTTCAATGGAAATGTATACTGTAGGGGAACGCTCCAGGACAGATGTTGCTGTGTGCTATATTGATGATAAGGTTGATAAGAAGCTGCTTGAAAGAATTGAGAATCTGATAAGCAGCATAGAGGTTGAGGCGCTCACTATGAATATAGAGAGCCTTGCGGAATGTATGTTTAAGGGAAAATGGATTAATCCGTTTCCTAAGTATAAATATTCCGAAAGACCCGATACCGCTGCAGCAGCACTTTTTGATGGAAATATAGTTATTATGGTAGATACATCACCTGCAGTAATGATAATTCCAACAAATGTATTTGATATAATAGAAGAAGCAGATGATTTTAATTTTTCGCCAATGATAGGAACTTATATAAGACTGTCGAGGTTCTTCTTTACATTGCTTACGGTTTTTCTTACACCTGTATGGCTTTTGCTTGAGAGCAATCCACAGTGGGTGCCTGAATGGCTGAAATTCATAACGATAAGTGAGAATATAACGGTTCCGGTTATATTGCAGCTTTTTATTCTTGAACTTGCAGTTGACGGGCTTAAGCTGGCGGCGGTCAATACGCCAGGAATGCTGTCGACACCTTTGAGTATTCTTGCAGGTATTGTTGTGGGAGAATACGCTGTGGAGTCCGGGTGGTTTAATTCAGAATCGCTTCTTTATATGGCAGTTGTAACGGTTGGAACTTACTCACAGGCAAGTTTTGAGATGGGATATGCATTAAAATTCATAAGAATAGTCAATCTGATTCTGGTGCAGTTCTTTGGAAGAATCGGACTTCTGGCAGGAGCCATATTTGCGATAGTGCTTGTATGCTTTAACAGGACAATATCAGGGAAAAGCTACATTTATCCGGTGATACCTTTTAACAGCCAGATGTTTAAAAGAAAAATTCTTCGGGTACGACTGCCACACAAAATAAAAAATAACTAGCAATATATGGCGTATTAAGTGTTAAAATATGACTTAACACGCCATATATTGCTAATTAATTGCAAATGTGATACAATACAAAAAACATTTGAATAAGATATATAAGATATATAAGATTTATGGATTTGGAGATGTTTAATTATGATTAGTGATTATGAGGAAGTTGTTATCAGGTTTAAGGCATATAGGATAAGTTATCCATTAACACAGAAAGAACTTTCGGATAAATCAGGCGTTTCATTAAGAAGTATTACTCGGTTTGAAAGTGGAGAAGATATAAGTCTTGTTAATTTTATGAAATTAATGAATGCGATGGAGCTTATGAATAATTTCGTGAATGTGATACCAGATATGAACAACCGGCCATCATCTTATTTGA includes the following:
- the cysK gene encoding cysteine synthase A, with the translated sequence MGKIYKSAADLIGNTPLVEVGHIEEKFGLKARVLVKLEYFNATGSVKDRVAKAMIEDAEKKGILKPGATIIEPTSGNTGIGLAAIATAKGYRTIIVLPETMSVERRNIIKAYGAEIVLTPGYKGMTGAIAKAEELKNEIEGSMIAGQFVNPANPDAHRRTTGPEIWNDTDGEVDAFVAGVGTGGTITGVGEYLKSKNDKIEIIAVEPATSPVLSQGKPGPHKIQGIGAGFVPEILNTKIYDSVVPIDNDDAFEYARLISHTEGILVGISAGAALYAAIEWAKKPENEGKTIVALLPDSGDRYYSTSLFEN
- a CDS encoding spore germination protein, which produces MTDFTTNIDMNVRMMNEKLRVDRNFDILQRDVLIGGKRTHFYFIDGFVQEETIEKLVQFFYSLKESDIKDIDTFLEVGMPYTEIEKNGHYDEVEKAFLSGQTVMIIDGFDECILIDCRTYPMRSVTEPYKDKVLRGSRDGFVETLVCNAALLRRRIRDSRFSMEMYTVGERSRTDVAVCYIDDKVDKKLLERIENLISSIEVEALTMNIESLAECMFKGKWINPFPKYKYSERPDTAAAALFDGNIVIMVDTSPAVMIIPTNVFDIIEEADDFNFSPMIGTYIRLSRFFFTLLTVFLTPVWLLLESNPQWVPEWLKFITISENITVPVILQLFILELAVDGLKLAAVNTPGMLSTPLSILAGIVVGEYAVESGWFNSESLLYMAVVTVGTYSQASFEMGYALKFIRIVNLILVQFFGRIGLLAGAIFAIVLVCFNRTISGKSYIYPVIPFNSQMFKRKILRVRLPHKIKNN
- a CDS encoding uroporphyrinogen-III synthase → MGKYIYTYIENGQMYDKSPSFAELLAKEGLSCEKIVTGRIGYIRVENLLEKIKDAQWLVFTSKNAVAGFAYNMGKMACEGEPDCDGVLNGDSVEAFGVRSGFPDGIKIAVVGNKTKEALRTACGFEADFVSYKSTGLELGRSLMNIAAGKIVYLCAEVTSGSLEEAMKEYENLIKIPVYRNEYVDTYAEYEMKDISDVSGIAVTSGSSGERIKWLIDRLGESGEVPVFSIGPACSRKLFEAGVKKNRIIEACEHSYSGLVEAIKKSAGKPEAGIGR
- a CDS encoding helix-turn-helix domain-containing protein; translated protein: MISDYEEVVIRFKAYRISYPLTQKELSDKSGVSLRSITRFESGEDISLVNFMKLMNAMELMNNFVNVIPDMNNRPSSYLKNVKTRQRASAKRKADTGFKWGEDE
- the hemC gene encoding hydroxymethylbilane synthase; amino-acid sequence: MHYRIGTRGSKLALVQSEYVKRRMEEAYPEDTFELVIIKTTGDKVTDKPLAAIGTKGFFVKEIEEALLSGSIDMAVHSMKDMPAECAAGLTFAKAWKREDCRDVLILKTAGSFSELPSGAVIGTGSLRRACQLAMLRPDIQFTAIRGNVDTRINKLMDDSYGLDGIVLAAAGLNRLGRSSEITEYLDPEVVIPAPAQGVLAIETAEVNTELLDKINALSDDNSDREAVAERTFLRLTGGGCHAPVGAHCVTKDNGDLRMVVLFGNDDCSRILRIEVTGTDSEAVGHEAARMLGLE